Proteins encoded by one window of Elaeis guineensis isolate ETL-2024a chromosome 12, EG11, whole genome shotgun sequence:
- the LOC105055613 gene encoding sec-independent protein translocase protein TATB, chloroplastic: MGSAPHFPTLCCYSHPTTPLLLSSTSSLPIVSSRTLTSRLAHGSILRLGFVPLSSWIGLKHFGISFRQGYGHREKKGKCCGKVVYASLFGVGAPEALVIGVVALLVFGPKGLAEVARNLGKTLRAFQPTIRELQEVSKEFKSTLEREIGLDEVASSTNYNIKPTPNVNENQQVVIDPNGKHSAGPYTSEELLKITEDQLAASATRPQTEASPSEEQPQVASSTSEVAAANSSEVPASPVAPDAAAQVPSSEKAENDR, from the exons ATGGGCTCGGCCCCCCACTTCCCCACGCTCTGCTGCTATTCCCATCCCACGACGCCTCTCCTTCTCTCCTCCACCTCCTCTCTTCCCATCGTTTCTTCCCGAACCCTAACGTCTCGCCTCGCCCACGGCTCGATTCTCCGCCTGGGATTCGTCCCTCTCTCGTCGTGGATCGGTCTGAAGCATTTCGGCATCTCATTCCGGCAAGGTTACGGCCACAGAG AAAAGAAGGGAAAATGTTGTGGTAAAGTTGTTTATGCTTCTTTGTTTGGAGTTGGAGCTCCAGAAGCTTTGGTTATTGGAGTGGTGGCTTTGCTAGTCTTTGGTCCTAAAGGACTAGCTGAG GTGGCACGCAACTTGGGAAAAACTTTGCGTGCTTTCCAGCCAACGATAAGAGAGCTTCAG GAGGTGTCAAAGGAATTCAAGAGCACCCTTGAACGGGAGATAGGACTTGATGAAGTTGCATCTTCTACAAATTACAACATCAAGCCTACTCCAAATGTCAATGAAAATCAACAAGTTGTAATTGACCCAA ATGGAAAGCATTCAGCTGGACCATACACCAGTGAAGAACTTTTGAAAATCACAGAAGACCAGCTGGCTGCATCTGCTACCAGACCTCAAACAGAGGCATCCCCTTCTGAAGAACAACCGCAAG TAGCATCATCAACTTCAGAAGTTGCAGCCGCCAATTCCTCAGAAGTTCCAGCTTCTCCTGTTGCTCCAGATGCTGCTGCTCAAGTACCTTCATCTGAGAAGGCAGAGAATGATAGATGA